TCCTTTACCAGCATCGAAGATCGAGCATCGAGGATCGAGCATCGAGCATCATGTGCTGAACGGTTACCAATTATTAAGAGAAAGGTTATTCCTATGAAAGCAGTTATTTTAGCCGGCAGACCCGGCCGGGAGCTTAGACCTCTGACCTGTTTTCGACCCACCTCAATGCTTCCTCTTATTAATCGGCCCTTAGTGGAACATCTTATCCTGGTTCTCCGGCGACATGGGATAAAGGAGGTCATTTTATCCCTTCTTCACCGAGGGGAAGTGGTTAGAAACTACTTTGGCGGGGGAAAGAACTGGGGTGTGGATATTATTTACGGGGTAGAAGAGGAGCCTCAGGGGATAGTAGGTGAAATAAAGGCCCTTCTGCCGGTGCTTGGAGAAGAACCTTTCCTGGTTCTGGGCGGGCATATTCTGACCGATATTGATCTGAGCCAACTTATGCAGGCCCATCGAGAAAAAGGCGGACTGGCTACTATCGCCTTGAGTGAAGTGGATAATGGTCAGGGAAAGGTCTTATGTGGGCAGGGAGGAGTAATAGAGAAATTTTTAAGCCCAGATGAAGAAGCCAGCTTGGCCGCGGCTAATGGGGGCATCTACTGTCTCAGCCCTGAGATATTCAAAAAAATCCCCGACATATCTGGAGGAGAAGACCTCTACTGGGATGTTTTCCCGGCCCTTTCAGCAGGCAGCCTCTTTGGATATATGGCTAAGGGCTATATGCGGGCTATCCATGATTTAGAAGGATACAAGGCCGCCCACTGGGATGCCCTGGACAAAAAAGTCAACATAGACATAGAAGAGGTTCGGCTGGTTAAAGAAGGTATTTCTTGTGGAAGCGGCTGCCAGATCGATGAGGGGATTTATTTTGAGGGGCCTGTGTATATTGGGCAGAATTGCCGGTTACAAGAAGGGGCCAGGGTTGGACCTTACTCGGTGATTGGCAACGCCGTTCACATAAAGGCAGGAGCGGTGGTGGAAAGGAGTATTATTGGCAGTGGTTGTTATTTAGGAGAAGGCGCGGCTGTTCAGGGGGCTTTTATTGGCCAGGGCTGCGAGGTCCAGGATTATACCCGAATAGACCGCGAAGCCGCCATCGGAGAAGGCACCAAACTTGGGGTGGCGGTTAATATTAAGGAAGGGGTCCGGGTCTGGCCGGGGAGATGGGTTTCAGCCGGCGCCACCGTCAATAATTCTATGGGCTGGGAAGGCAGGAGAAGCAGGCGGCTCTTTGGCTGGCACGGCGTAAAGGGGACAGCCGGAGTGCAAATGACTCCCGAATTTGCGGCTAAATTAGGGGCGACCTATGCCTCAATGTTGGAAGAAGGGTCATTTCTGGCCATCAGCCGGGATACTAAGCCTATTTCCAGGATCATTAAAAGGGCCTTAATTAGCGGTCTCCTGAGCATGGGCACCGATGTCTATAATTTGCAGAGTATGCCATCTCTGGTTACCAGATACAGCCTTCAGTCCCTTGGGGCCATTGGAGGTATACACGTCAGGAATTCCAGAAAGGATCCCGGC
This region of bacterium genomic DNA includes:
- a CDS encoding sugar phosphate nucleotidyltransferase, producing the protein MKAVILAGRPGRELRPLTCFRPTSMLPLINRPLVEHLILVLRRHGIKEVILSLLHRGEVVRNYFGGGKNWGVDIIYGVEEEPQGIVGEIKALLPVLGEEPFLVLGGHILTDIDLSQLMQAHREKGGLATIALSEVDNGQGKVLCGQGGVIEKFLSPDEEASLAAANGGIYCLSPEIFKKIPDISGGEDLYWDVFPALSAGSLFGYMAKGYMRAIHDLEGYKAAHWDALDKKVNIDIEEVRLVKEGISCGSGCQIDEGIYFEGPVYIGQNCRLQEGARVGPYSVIGNAVHIKAGAVVERSIIGSGCYLGEGAAVQGAFIGQGCEVQDYTRIDREAAIGEGTKLGVAVNIKEGVRVWPGRWVSAGATVNNSMGWEGRRSRRLFGWHGVKGTAGVQMTPEFAAKLGATYASMLEEGSFLAISRDTKPISRIIKRALISGLLSMGTDVYNLQSMPSLVTRYSLQSLGAIGGIHVRNSRKDPGAVVIEFFDSDGVNISPVLENYFESLFSRDELRWLTLAEFGKTLYPPGLIEFYAKGLMEWVNAEAICRRNFALIVDSSYGSVSNVCLEVMTRLGCRVINLRPEAKSLEFTKVYQTEHIALEEVENFTKLEGDLGIMFDGEGERLLLVDNLGNPWSMEETISLLIYYVINTFPKAKIALPGIVPPPMEEMIKRAGGEVIRTAPTRRSLLVEARDNDVHLASYGERLVFQPFHVAFNAVAAAVLALDILAREKRPLSEIRKDLPSFTPLMEQAACPIEHHRKVMRRLMGDTGDDQTQLRDGLRIFNQNGWILIQPQPDQPYINLSIQAETSQVGEKLLAEYKERVAKYQ